Sequence from the Cucurbita pepo subsp. pepo cultivar mu-cu-16 chromosome LG02, ASM280686v2, whole genome shotgun sequence genome:
AAAAGCTGAATGATATAGCAGTTCATgctttggttttttcttttaaaaaaactgtCTCGACAGTTTCATGTCCTTTTCTAACTGAAATTAATGAATAGAAGTTCcagtaatattatttatacttcttataaacttttaaagaaaaaaaaaatgcaacaaaGGAATTTAAGAATGATCAAGAAATCCCAACCTTCTCCTTGGTAGCGTATATATATCCTTCCAAGTTATTTTTAAGCTCGGCagttcttcttctctctgcaTCCTTTTTGTCCAGAGCTTCTAATTTACTTTTGGCTTCAGCAAAAGATTCTTTTGAAAGAGGAATTCCTGGCCCCACAGTCTTCTCAACGATCTTTGAATCATAtaataaaacagaaaatgacaagaaaatcaagtattaaatatatagtaaTCCACAACAGAATAACATTTCCAAGGGAGCAGACATGAGGTCTAATCGCTAATCAATCTAATTATTCACAATACAATAGTCCCTGCACTGACCTTTAGTGGAATTCTGAAAGTTCGCTTTTTCAGCTTTTTTTCAGTAGCAAGCTCAGGTGTACCTTGTTCCTCTGTACTAGAGTTGGATGCGTTACCAACCCCACCATTTTCAGGGATTGAGGTGCCATCCTTTCCTTCTGAACTATTTCCAGAATCCTCCAGTGTTGCATTGGGTGAAGCAATTGTTGAATTCTCAACCGAAACATTCTTCCTAGGTACATCTACCCATTCCGATATCTCAATAACAGCATCAGCCCGATCAAAAGACAAGATTCCACTTCTACTGAGAGAGAAATGTAATGTTGCCTTAATGGGAGATGACAAGTTCCGAGTTGAATAcctaaagaaaaatggaacaatAATCATACTGAGATTCCAAATTCAGCATACTATCTTCTAAGCTCACAGCTTGATAAAACATATAGATCTGCTAGTTTCACAGTTAATTGGCAGTCCTTACTTCTCACTTGTATCTGTCAAACCAGAAACAGCAAACTGAGCAAATACGGGAGCGCTGACACCAGGTGGTAGAAGATCATTCTCATATGCAAGTGAAACTTCAAAATCCTTATTGTGGACGACTGATCTGTACATCTACGAGTCATGCAAGTCCAAAAAGTCACagtaaaaaaatagttatacaAAAAGAACTAATGGAAGATTCATGTATTAATAGGTTGATATCATTTATCTACCTTACTGGGGAGTTTCTTCATGCGTGGTACAAGCACTTGCCTAGTGCTCTCATCCTTTACTAGGTCAGGGCCATCTAACTCAACAATAAATCCATAGGGAGAACCATCAATCATTCCAAGCTTACGGTTCAATTTGATTCCATCACTTAAGTTGGCAGCATGGAGAGCTGCACCAAGTACAATAGCTTCGTCAGCATCCAGATGTTTGTCCAGCTCCTTCCTTCCAAGAAATTCCTGGAGTTTTGCCTGTCAGAAGGGGGAAAAAAGGAATTGTTCTCACTCAGCTGAAATTTTCTGAATACACAGttgaagaaatttaaaagCTGACCGACTAAAACCAAACTATCTATTTTAAACCAATTATGAAAAAGGGAACGCTTATTATTAACAGAGCACAACCATAAACGGAAAGGCCGTGCATTGCTCCACAACTGTTAAATAACAATTTGAAAATACAAGGAGACATGTATACAGTTAGTATTTATCTAAACaataagttcataacttattttaaagggaaaaaaaaatcaaaggatACATGTGTATCATCACACTCCAGGACACGCAGGTACATACCAGAGGGGAACATAGAACTATTAAATCAATAAAGAGaactaaatcaataaaaacttTAGCCATGATTTAGaaaattgtcattttctttccttcaacTGGCTTCAACTTTTATAAGCAACAAGAAAGGCATGACATCCAGGTACCCATTTTCAGCTGAAAAAACATCTAAGAAACTATGAGAATTGAGGGTTTAATAAACTGATAATAGTTCTATTCCTTTCAGAAATCACAAAGACAAAAGCCAAAGAATGTGGGGGTGTGAAATACATCGTCATGTTGGAAGGTTGCAAGATGATACTGAAAAGCAAACATCGGGTTAAAAGTTTCAACTACAAAAGACATAACGTGTGAAATAAAGAAGCAGGCAGTTTCCAACCTGCAATTTTGGCACCCTTGTAGCGCCTCCAATCAATTCCACAGCATATATATCATCCAACATCAAACCTGAATgctttaacaaatctttcacCGGTAAAAGAGAATTCTCCCACAAATCCTCACACAACTCTTCGAACTTCTCCCGTGTTATGGTACTCCTGAAAGAGAAACAGTTTACCAAGAAACTCAGTATAATGCATCCATATCCAAAACTCCTAGGGCCAAGAACATCATAAACTCATAATTCCACTAATGGGTAGCAAGATTTACTTGTAGCACAGTAATTCTTCACTTGTGTAAATTGAGGAAGCGaacatacacacacacacacacacatacatacatcaTTTGAAAAGAAACTCCTTAGTAAtagaaatataatgaaataaaaatcaattaagcTGGACTGACCTAAAATCTCGATCATCATAGAGAGACTCAACTGATATTGGAGCGGCTGTATTTGCACTCAAAATTTCTTTAGTTCGTTTGActtgtttcttcaattttgccATAGCCTTCGGATGTTTCCTTACATCCACACCATTTCCAACTTGTTTATTGAACTCGTCGGCAAAATATTCAACCAGCCGTAGTTCCATATTCTGGCCCCCAAGTTCTGGGTCCCATCTAACATCCTTCACCTGCACAACATGCAGACGCTGTCAAGACAAGGCAAGGGACAAAAGAACGAAcacaaaaaatggaaaaagaaaaataaaagatgaaagaataatattttaccaAATAGTGGTCTCAAACATGTAAGGAACAAGATAATTCCATGCCACATAGCATAAAAAACTACCAAGATCACAAAATCAACTAAACTCTTTACTACAAATTATCGACAAAATTTCTCTGTCccggataaaaaaaattgagaaggtACTCGAGATCTATTCTTTTACTAACAACATTCAgacaaaaatgaataatttcaAAGTTGCAGCAAGTGCACAAGACATAATTAGTGTGAAAAACTAATCAAAGTGTGGAGTATAATTTACCTGAAATTGGTTAACTGACACAGTCTTCCCATACTCTTTCGCATTGTAGgatgaaaaataaacaagCGCTGCGTAAGTATTGCTTGAACCCATATCGTAAAAAATAACATGCCTCGACTCATTGGAAAAATTCTTATCAATCCCATATTGGAGCGCTGCACCTGAATGTTCATTGATTAATGAAAGCACATTGATGCCAGCCAGTTGCGCAGCTTGAAGTAGCGCTCTTCTCTCTGCTTGCCCAAAGTACGGTGGCACAGAAATTACTGCATCCTTCACCTTCACTTTTGAATGAAACTCCGCTAAATTCGAAGCATAAGCCAAAATCATTGCCAACAATTCCTCAACCGAGTAAACAGTCACATTGTCGTCAGTTTTAAAACCAACAGCACCCCTCGGATCTTCCACAATATCAAATGGCAAATATAATGAGTCTGTCAAACTTTTAGTATAGGTATAGGGCTTCCCAACCATATCCCTGATTTGGGAAAACACCTTATTAGGATACCGCGCAACCAGACCGGCCGCTTCTTCGCCGAGTAGACGAGTTCCCGATTGAAAAGACACTAAAGCCGGCGATTTACGCTTCGACATTTCATTGATCGCGATCGAAATTGGACTCTGTCCAGGTTTCAAATTCACGACAGCAACTTTAACCGATTCAGACCCCAGATCTATACTCGAAACAGCAGAATCCGACGGATAtacaattaaagaaaaaacaaataacaataaCCCGAACTTCATCAATATCGGCGCCATTTCCAACTTTTCAGTTCTGCCCAAACatcaacaaaacaagaaaaaacacaacaaGCTACGTTTCAGACACATTATCATACAAATAGAAAGACAGAAACTTCAAATTAACAATCATTTCGACAATAAAGAGCgggaaaacaaacaaacaaacaacataTATAAAATCTACCGGGAAAGCAGCGGCACTGGAAACACAAAACGGGGAAGACGATCAGGCTATAGCCTTAGGAAACAAACGGGAACAATGGCGACtcagaaggagaaggaaaccAGCTAAACGTGGATCGCATTCTCCATAGCGGAGCTTCTGTGAATTTTGTTTGGTCGACGAGAaatgttgaaagaaaaatcagaagTTTTTTTTCTCCAGCTGCTTAATAGTAATACGGAGACGAGGAAGAATCCTACGTGGAAAGCGCGGGGCGATGTGGCCAATGAATTTATGCCACGTGGTAATTAGTACACGTGGCGAGTAGGGAATCGTTGGGTGGTGTTGTGTTCACGGTGGTCACAGATGTGTGTAGAAAATATTGAGGGCTTTTATCGTGTACAGCGGGCGTAATTCTCGTCTGGACAACTATTCAATCGTGTCATGACACGTGTCTCGTATTTCCTTTAAAATTAACTCGCCAATaatcaagaaaatatatttttttaaaataatactaatcaatatttatttatcaatcGGACCAATAATAATTACtactctataaaattaaattattgttttattaactaaattagGTTTGATtggcaaaaagaaaattccacTATTTAATAActtatcaaatattatattctcaaaaaaaaaaaaatatatatatatatattagatattcaaattttgagacTAAAAAAACACTATTACGAATTTAAATGTTGTCATTCATGTGTAATATATTATactgttttaaattttttattaatagctttaaatattttataaaaaaaaattaaaaaaacacaattttttttaaaaaaatttaaaatactcttacattaaaatatttatacattCAGAGTTCATATCATTATACATACGGCTTAGCTTTATGCATATAAAGTATTTTCCATTGATCCACACAATCTTCCCTACAACATTGAAACGACATACCCAAACGACACCAAATTGTTTCTTGTATAACTCGACATAACATATCGAGGTTCTACCGACCCGACTTGACCAGGCTCACTCATGGATGTTTGCAATAGATTGTTTTGAACACAAATAACAGTAGAAGCTACCTAGAACGAGGTGTTACTTCACTCTCTCTGAAATTCCTAGTAACTGTATTTGATTTTCCAGTATCAAAACCGACGTTCCTTCTTTTCCGAGCTCTCTCTAACCCCAAACACTCACTCAACTCCCTTACCACCTCCTTCATGTCTGGCCTCTCTGTAGAATCCATTGACAAACATGTCATGGCAATCTCCACAGCCTTCCAAGCAGAGCTCAAGTCAAAGTTTCCTCTTAGCCTTTGATCAACGATGCTCTCTATATCACCTGTTTTCATCAAGTCCCTAACCCATTGGCTTATATGATACCTCTCTGAAGATGCTCTATCAATTTGGAGGACCGGAAGGGAAGTGATTATTTCCAATATCAGAACTCCAAAACTATAAACGTCGCTTTTCTCGCTCAACCAACCAGTTGCGTAGTACCTGCACCCAAGATGCACGACTTGTTATGCAAGAGTattagttttatatatattgagaGTCTATGGCTAGAGCCTTAGAACTCGCTCATAATCCTATTCAATTTGTTATGCACGAGTTACGGCCCTCGAAACTTATCAACTTATTGTTTCATGAGTTAGTATTCATGCTGAGAATGAATGATATCTATTACTCGGTTTGAGGGAAAGTGTCGAAGGAATAACTTTGAGGAATATTGGTGTAATCTCATTTACTAAGAGAATTAGcctattttgtttgattttctgTATTGTTTCTTATTCCTTAGAGGATTAGTTAGTTTTTCTTCGTATTCCCAAGAGAATTGGTTagcttttcaattctatttccTATTCCCTATCCCCGATGTCCGGTTTCGTTACACATATGATATGGTACCTCTCGAGACTGAGATCTCTTTTACTACGGGTACAATCACTTCTCACGAAGTTGAAGCAGAGCCAAAATCTATCCCACTAATCCGGCCAATCCCTCGGGTAAAATGTCTGGGTTGATATGAACATTCCAAAATCTTTCCGTCATTTATTCCTGGTGGTGGAACCAAGCCAATTTTGGAAAAACCTACTACTGAATCTAATGAGTAAAATCAAGTAAAAGTGTCCCCGACTAAATTATTCCCGACGCTCACTTTTTTTGTCTCTCTATTGTTGACATCAATAGGACCTGAAAATCATGTTTGACCAAAGTTTGACGATGGGGAAAACCCAACGTAGCAAAAACGGATATCCTCATAAAGGTCCATTTACAGGCCAGGGCCATAAAGTCCTATCGGTCTCGTCTCGCTGCTTCGCAAGGATTAGTtagcttttcttttatgtttcttaTATAGTAAGCTTTCCTCTATTATAAATAGGCCTACGTATTTCTccaataaaaaacaagaaaggaGAGTAATATAAATGAAAGACTTACTCGGGATCGAGATAACCCTCGGTGCCTGCAACAACTGTCGTCAAATGAGAACGAGTTTCGGTCGGGAAACTCTTGGATAGACCAAAATCAGCAATTTTggcttgaaaattttcattcaaaaggaTGTTTGCAGACTTCACATCTCTGTGAACAATTGGTGGCTTACAACCATGATGCAGGTACTCCAGTCCTAGGATTTTAAACCTCATTCAAGTCCATGAGTATTCAGAAACAACACAGTAAACATTATTAAAGACAACAAAAGCTAAAATGGCATCCAACCTTGTGCTGCATCGACCGCTATTTGCATCCTTTCCTCCCAACTCAGAACTCTTACATTTCCACCTGCATCATTTTGATCTTCTGTCACTCTTTGTAACGGCCGaggctcaccgctagcagatatgggCTTTCCTttatgggcttcccctcaaggctttaaaatgcgtcagctagagaaaggtttccgcacccttataaaaggtgtttcgttctcctccccaaccgacgtgggatatcacaatccacccccctttaggacccagcgtcctcgttggcactcattcctttctccaatcgatgtgggacccccaccaaatccactcccttcggagcccagcgtcctaactggcacaccgcctcgtgtctacccctttcaGGGAACAGCctctttgctggcacattgcccgatgtctggttctgatactatttgtaacagctcaggCCCAccgcttgcagatattgtcctctttgggctttcccttacgggcttcccctcaaggctttaaaacgtgtctgctaggaagaggtttccacacccttataaagggtgtttcgttctcctccccaaccgatgtgggatatcacactCTTCATCATAAAGGACTAAAAAAGGGGAAgaactaaaatagaaattgtcACAGCAGCAAAAACCTGATAGATGCTCTTTTAAGTTGCCATTATTTATGTACTCATAGATAAGAACCAGATTGGTATTTTCACAGCAGAATCCAACAAGGCTTGTTAAGTTTGTATGATGAATTCTCAGCAAAAGTTTAACCTGAAATGCAAACAAAAGACAATTATTTCTACCACAGACAAGCTGCTGGAGCCTTTTGGTCATAACTTGAGAGGAAACATAGAAGGCCGATCAAGAACTGTTCAGCAATTGAAAAATGATTACTGCATGCGACCTAGAAAAAGGACGAAAAACGATATTCGAGCAaaggaaaatcaaagaacataTGAAGTTTTGAGTAGTGTCTATTTatgacttcaaattttctttatttctggATAAGAAGTTTCTTgatcatatttttcttgaggTGAAGTTACgactttgttttttcctttctattaTTTACAGGCCAGGGCCATAAAGTCCTATCGGTCTCGTCTCGCTGCTTCGCAAGGATTAGTtagcttttcttttatgtttcttaTATAGTAAGCTTTCCTCTATTATAAATAGGCCTACGTATTTCTccaataaaaaacaagaaaggaGAGTAATATAAATGAAAGACTTACTCGGGATCGAGATAACCCTCGGTGCCTGCAACAACTGTCGTCAAATGAGAACGAGTTTCGGTCGGGAAACTCTTGGATAGACCAAAATCAGCAATTTTggcttgaaaattttcattcaaaaggaTGTTTGCAGACTTCACATCTCTGTGAACAATTGGTGGCTTACAACCATGATGCAGGTACTCCAGTCCTAGGATTTTAAACCTCATTCAAGTCCATGAGTATTCAGAAACAACACAGTAAACATTATTAAAGACAACAAAAGCTAAAATGGCATCCAACCTTGTGCTGCATCGACCGCTATTTGCATCCTTTCCTCCCAACTCAGAACTCTTACATTTCCACCTGCATCATTTTGATCTTCTGTCACTCTTTGTAACGGCCGaggctcaccgctagcagatatgggCTTTCCTttatgggcttcccctcaaggctttaaaatgcgtcagctagagaaaggtttccgcacccttataaaaggtgtttcgttctcctccccaaccgacgtgggatatcacaatccacccccctttaggacccagcgtcctcgttggcactcattcctttctccaatcgatgtgggacccccaccaaatccactcccttcggagcccagcgtcctaactggcacaccgcctcgtgtctacccctttcaGGGAACAGCctctttgctggcacattgcccgatgtctggttctgatactatttgtaacagctcaggCCCAccgcttgcagatattgtcctctttgggctttcccttacgggcttcccctcaaggctttaaaacgtgtctgctaggaagaggtttccacacccttataaagggtgtttcgttctcctccccaaccgatgtgggatatcacactCTTCATCATAAAGGACTAAAAAAGGGGAAgaactaaaatagaaattgtcACAGCAGCAAAAACCTGATAGATGCTCTTTTAAGTTGCCATTATTTATGTACTCATAGATAAGAACCAGATTGGTATTTTCACAGCAGAATCCAACAAGGCTTGTTAAGTTTGTATGATGAATTCTCAGCAAAAGTTTAACCTGAAATGCAAACAAAAGACAATTATTTCTACCACAGACAAGCTGCTGGAGCCTTTTGGTCATAACTTGAGAGGAAACATAGAAGGCCGATCAAGAACTGTTCAGCAATTGAAAAATGATTACTGCATGCGACCTAGAAAAAGGACGAAAAACGATATTCGAGCAaaggaaaatcaaagaacataTGAAGTTTTGAGTAGTGTCTATTTatgacttcaaattttctttatttctggATAAGAAGTTTCTTgatcatatttttcttgaggTGAAGTTACgactttgttttttcctttctattcATTCAAATCTCTTCCCGTTCCTAGACTCGAGGTCTTCTGTTTCTCCTAGCTTAGTTCTTGTAGTTTTGTTATATCTTTTAAGATCATGTAACAAGTGAGTGCT
This genomic interval carries:
- the LOC111788712 gene encoding heat shock 70 kDa protein 17-like, with protein sequence MAPILMKFGLLLFVFSLIVYPSDSAVSSIDLGSESVKVAVVNLKPGQSPISIAINEMSKRKSPALVSFQSGTRLLGEEAAGLVARYPNKVFSQIRDMVGKPYTYTKSLTDSLYLPFDIVEDPRGAVGFKTDDNVTVYSVEELLAMILAYASNLAEFHSKVKVKDAVISVPPYFGQAERRALLQAAQLAGINVLSLINEHSGAALQYGIDKNFSNESRHVIFYDMGSSNTYAALVYFSSYNAKEYGKTVSVNQFQVKDVRWDPELGGQNMELRLVEYFADEFNKQVGNGVDVRKHPKAMAKLKKQVKRTKEILSANTAAPISVESLYDDRDFRSTITREKFEELCEDLWENSLLPVKDLLKHSGLMLDDIYAVELIGGATRVPKLQAKLQEFLGRKELDKHLDADEAIVLGAALHAANLSDGIKLNRKLGMIDGSPYGFIVELDGPDLVKDESTRQVLVPRMKKLPSKMYRSVVHNKDFEVSLAYENDLLPPGVSAPVFAQFAVSGLTDTSEKYSTRNLSSPIKATLHFSLSRSGILSFDRADAVIEISEWVDVPRKNVSVENSTIASPNATLEDSGNSSEGKDGTSIPENGGVGNASNSSTEEQGTPELATEKKLKKRTFRIPLKIVEKTVGPGIPLSKESFAEAKSKLEALDKKDAERRRTAELKNNLEGYIYATKEKFETSNELEQICTSEERQAFNEKLDEVQDWLYMDGEDASATEFEERLDMLKGFGDPIFLRLKELTARPQAVGAARKYLLDLQTIIENWETRKPWLPKERIQEVKSESNKFTTWLDEKEAEQKKNSASSPPVFTSEDVYSKVLNIQDKVASIDKIPKPKPKIEKPLNESDSSKEDTKGSNSTTDESSPEGDQSAKDSEKPASENAESESESQAESNEHDEL